A genomic region of Azoarcus sp. KH32C contains the following coding sequences:
- a CDS encoding FadR/GntR family transcriptional regulator, giving the protein MPSIANVAAQALQRRIIDGEFPTGSALPSQRELAEQLSISRASLREAISTLEALGLVRSQPSKGVFVTAGKQLDPARLPRGTASMTPQALFEFRAVLEPAWTALAARRIDAAGRERLEAIQRGMEEALKVCDLVMASDWDLQFHLCLAELSGNAGLATVAAQFRDQIGHSLRLPFSNPSGIWEPADEHRRIIDAIFAGDSPAAEAAMRAHLSAAARRAGITSPAL; this is encoded by the coding sequence ATGCCGAGCATCGCCAACGTCGCCGCCCAGGCGCTCCAGCGCCGCATCATCGATGGGGAATTCCCCACCGGCTCCGCCCTGCCCTCGCAGCGCGAACTCGCCGAACAACTCTCCATCAGCCGCGCCTCGCTGCGCGAAGCCATCTCCACGCTCGAAGCACTCGGCCTCGTCCGTAGCCAGCCTAGCAAAGGCGTCTTCGTCACCGCCGGCAAACAACTCGACCCCGCCCGGCTCCCGCGTGGCACCGCCTCGATGACCCCGCAGGCGCTGTTCGAATTCCGTGCCGTACTGGAGCCGGCCTGGACCGCACTCGCCGCCCGCCGCATCGACGCCGCCGGCCGCGAGCGCCTCGAAGCCATCCAGCGCGGCATGGAAGAAGCCCTCAAAGTCTGCGACCTCGTCATGGCGTCCGACTGGGACCTGCAGTTCCACCTATGCCTCGCCGAACTCTCCGGCAACGCCGGCCTCGCCACCGTCGCCGCACAGTTCCGCGACCAGATCGGCCACAGCCTGCGCCTGCCCTTCTCCAACCCCTCAGGCATCTGGGAACCCGCCGACGAACACCGCCGCATCATCGACGCCATTTTCGCCGGCGACAGCCCCGCCGCCGAAGCCGCCATGCGCGCCCACCTTTCCGCCGCCGCCAGACGCGCCGGTATCACCTCCCCCGCCCTCTGA
- a CDS encoding transporter substrate-binding domain-containing protein, which yields MTSAHTITTRRPFLRSLCALAAGIAVASTMGLSHARADVLTDIQKAGTLRVAVPQDFPPFGSVGTDLKPRGYDIDVASLIAKELGVKVELIPVTSTNRIPYLTTGKADLVISSLGKNPDREKVIDFSEAYAPFFNGVFGPEDVKLTKAEELAGKTIGVTRGSVEDLELTKIAPATATIKRFEDNNATISAYLTGQVQFVATGNVVAAAVNDMTKLRRLGSKFLIKNSPCYVGVAKGEAALATKVNAIIAKAKKDGSLNDIAQRWLHAPLPKDL from the coding sequence ATGACTTCCGCCCACACGATCACCACCCGCCGCCCCTTCCTCCGCAGCCTCTGCGCCCTCGCCGCCGGCATCGCCGTTGCCAGCACTATGGGACTGTCGCACGCGCGCGCCGACGTCCTCACCGACATCCAGAAAGCCGGCACCCTGCGCGTCGCCGTCCCGCAGGACTTCCCGCCCTTCGGCAGCGTCGGCACCGATCTCAAGCCGCGCGGCTACGACATCGACGTGGCGAGTTTGATCGCCAAGGAACTCGGCGTGAAAGTCGAACTGATCCCGGTGACCAGCACCAACCGCATCCCCTACCTCACCACGGGCAAGGCCGACCTCGTGATCTCCAGCCTCGGCAAGAACCCCGACCGCGAGAAAGTGATCGACTTCTCCGAAGCCTACGCCCCCTTCTTCAACGGCGTGTTCGGCCCCGAGGACGTCAAGCTCACCAAGGCCGAAGAACTCGCCGGCAAGACCATCGGCGTCACGCGCGGCTCGGTCGAGGATCTGGAACTGACTAAGATCGCGCCCGCCACCGCAACGATTAAGCGCTTCGAGGACAACAACGCAACGATCTCGGCCTACCTCACCGGCCAGGTTCAGTTCGTCGCGACCGGCAACGTCGTCGCCGCGGCCGTCAACGACATGACCAAGCTGCGCCGCCTCGGCTCCAAGTTCCTGATCAAGAACTCGCCCTGCTACGTCGGCGTCGCCAAGGGCGAGGCCGCGCTCGCGACCAAGGTCAACGCGATCATCGCCAAGGCCAAAAAGGACGGCTCGCTCAACGACATCGCCCAGCGCTGGCTGCACGCGCCGCTGCCGAAGGACCTGTAA
- a CDS encoding amino acid ABC transporter permease codes for MLVQFSTWDIVRNLLDAGKWTLALSLIAFVLGGIVGMAILFARISQHRALQTATKAYIEVFQGTPLLMQLFVVFFGLSLVGIDVSPWLAAAAGLTLFTSAYLAEIWRGCVEAVPKGQWEASASLAMSYAEQMRHVILPQALRIAIAPTVGFSVQVVKGTAVTSIIGFAELTKTGSMLANATFEPFLVFGLVAAGYFALCYPLSLYAKSLERKFHVAR; via the coding sequence ATGCTCGTCCAGTTCTCGACCTGGGACATCGTTCGCAACCTGCTCGACGCCGGCAAATGGACGCTTGCGCTGTCGCTGATCGCCTTCGTGCTCGGCGGCATCGTCGGCATGGCGATCCTGTTCGCACGGATCTCGCAGCACCGCGCGCTGCAGACCGCGACCAAGGCCTACATCGAAGTCTTCCAGGGGACGCCGCTGCTGATGCAGCTCTTCGTCGTGTTCTTCGGCCTGTCGCTCGTCGGCATCGACGTCTCGCCCTGGCTCGCTGCGGCGGCCGGTCTGACGCTCTTCACCAGCGCCTACCTCGCCGAAATCTGGCGCGGCTGCGTCGAGGCGGTGCCGAAGGGCCAGTGGGAGGCCTCCGCGAGCCTCGCGATGAGCTACGCCGAGCAGATGCGCCACGTGATCCTGCCGCAAGCGCTGCGCATCGCGATCGCCCCGACCGTCGGCTTCTCGGTGCAGGTCGTCAAGGGCACCGCGGTGACCTCGATCATCGGCTTCGCCGAACTCACCAAGACCGGCTCGATGCTCGCCAATGCCACCTTTGAACCCTTCCTCGTGTTCGGGCTCGTGGCCGCCGGCTACTTCGCGCTGTGCTACCCGCTCTCGCTGTATGCGAAAAGCCTTGAGAGGAAATTCCATGTCGCTCGTTAA
- a CDS encoding NCS1 family nucleobase:cation symporter-1 — MSTTTSTGYGSDAATSAPVGIGGVDPRLYNHDLAPVPQDKRTWNGYSIFAMWMSDVHSVGGYTFAASLFLLGLSGWQVLAALTIGIVLVNILMNWVGKPSLVHGIPFPVMARVSMGVMGANLAATIRGIVGIVWYGVQTYFASKAVATLVLLFVPAAVVLRETSFLRLDFLGWGCFLFMWFFQLVIFQRGMEAIRKFIDFCGPAVYVVMFALMAWILSKAGLGALDLTLGDKVLTGAESVGAMGSAILLVVSYFAALLLNFGDFSRFGKSERQMRIGNFLGLPVNFIVFSIITVIVTAGSTTVFGAMIMDPVEIVARIDNKFAVVLGSLTFVIATMGINIVANFVSPAYDIANLFPKHVDFKRGGLIASILAVLVCPWIFVDSPKAITVFVSVFGAILAPLYGVMMGDFYLVKKQVVKPAELYTMSPDGRYHYDGGWNKVGLAALALSGAISIGWELATQFFHLLPENNFGWVIGAVAGASIYLAFMRAARRS, encoded by the coding sequence ATGAGCACGACAACGAGTACCGGCTACGGCAGCGACGCCGCCACGAGCGCGCCCGTCGGCATCGGGGGCGTCGACCCGCGCCTCTACAACCACGACCTCGCCCCCGTGCCGCAAGACAAGCGCACGTGGAACGGCTACAGCATCTTTGCGATGTGGATGTCCGACGTGCATAGCGTCGGCGGCTACACCTTTGCCGCGAGCCTCTTCCTGCTCGGCCTCTCCGGCTGGCAGGTGCTCGCCGCGCTGACGATCGGCATCGTCCTCGTCAATATCCTGATGAACTGGGTCGGCAAGCCCAGCCTCGTGCATGGCATTCCCTTCCCGGTGATGGCGCGCGTCAGCATGGGCGTGATGGGCGCGAACCTCGCCGCGACGATCCGCGGCATCGTCGGGATCGTCTGGTACGGCGTCCAGACCTATTTCGCGTCGAAGGCCGTTGCGACGCTGGTGCTGCTCTTCGTCCCCGCGGCCGTGGTGCTGCGCGAGACGAGCTTCCTGCGGCTCGACTTTCTCGGCTGGGGCTGTTTCCTGTTCATGTGGTTCTTCCAGCTCGTGATCTTCCAGCGTGGCATGGAGGCGATCCGCAAGTTCATCGATTTCTGCGGTCCCGCCGTCTATGTCGTGATGTTCGCTCTGATGGCGTGGATCCTGTCGAAGGCGGGCCTCGGCGCACTGGACCTCACGCTCGGCGACAAGGTGCTGACGGGCGCCGAATCGGTCGGCGCGATGGGCAGCGCGATCCTGCTCGTCGTCAGCTACTTCGCCGCGCTGCTGCTCAACTTTGGCGACTTCTCGCGCTTCGGCAAGAGCGAGCGCCAGATGAGGATCGGCAACTTCCTCGGCCTGCCGGTCAATTTCATCGTCTTCTCGATCATCACCGTGATCGTCACCGCCGGCAGCACGACCGTTTTCGGGGCGATGATCATGGACCCCGTCGAGATCGTCGCGCGCATCGACAACAAGTTTGCCGTCGTGCTCGGTAGCCTCACCTTCGTCATCGCGACGATGGGCATCAACATCGTCGCGAACTTCGTCTCGCCCGCCTACGACATCGCAAACCTCTTTCCGAAGCACGTCGATTTCAAGCGCGGCGGCCTGATCGCGTCGATCCTCGCGGTGCTCGTCTGCCCGTGGATCTTCGTCGACAGCCCGAAGGCGATCACCGTCTTCGTCAGCGTCTTCGGCGCCATCCTCGCGCCGCTCTACGGCGTGATGATGGGCGACTTCTATCTCGTCAAGAAACAGGTCGTGAAACCGGCCGAGCTGTACACGATGTCGCCGGACGGGCGCTACCACTACGACGGCGGCTGGAACAAGGTCGGCCTCGCCGCGCTTGCCCTGTCCGGCGCGATCTCGATCGGCTGGGAGCTCGCGACCCAGTTCTTCCATCTGCTGCCCGAAAACAACTTCGGTTGGGTGATCGGCGCCGTTGCCGGCGCGTCGATCTACCTCGCCTTCATGCGTGCCGCACGGCGAAGCTGA
- a CDS encoding ureidoglycolate lyase: MSETMTRLTVEPLTAEAFAPFGDVIAAASAQRQFTINGGNTERYHDLANIDPGPDGRAIVSIFRGQPRPLPFTVEMMECHPLGSQAFVPLSGGNYLVVVAEAGDSPGVEDLRVFLARGDQGVNYARGVWHHPLLALDGVSDFLVIDRAGEGPNCDEVRLEEAGMIEL, encoded by the coding sequence ATGAGCGAAACCATGACCCGCCTCACCGTCGAACCGCTCACCGCCGAAGCCTTCGCCCCCTTCGGCGACGTGATCGCCGCGGCGAGTGCGCAGCGCCAATTCACCATCAACGGCGGCAACACCGAGCGCTACCACGACCTCGCGAACATCGACCCCGGCCCCGACGGCCGCGCCATCGTGTCGATCTTCCGCGGCCAACCCCGGCCCCTGCCCTTCACCGTCGAGATGATGGAATGCCACCCGCTGGGCAGCCAGGCCTTCGTGCCGTTGTCCGGGGGCAATTACCTCGTCGTCGTCGCAGAAGCAGGCGACTCACCGGGAGTCGAAGACCTGCGCGTCTTCCTCGCCCGCGGCGACCAGGGCGTCAATTACGCACGCGGCGTCTGGCATCACCCGCTGCTCGCACTCGATGGGGTGTCGGACTTCCTGGTCATCGACCGGGCGGGCGAAGGCCCGAACTGCGACGAGGTGCGGCTCGAGGAGGCCGGCATGATCGAGCTCTAG
- a CDS encoding amino acid ABC transporter permease, with product MAYRFDFAPVFEHAGLLLSGAGFTLALTAVGAVLGIGLGITGAVCRAWKLRPFDRLFGVYVEAIRNTPFLVQLFFIFFGLPALGVRMSEWQAAVLAMVVNLGAYSTEIIRAGIQATPRGQIEAAESLAMTRPQIFRHVVLRPALAKVWPALTSQVIIVMLGSAVCSQIATEELTFAANFIQSRNFRAFETYFVTTALYFAMALLIRQLLKRLGQRYVVGRAR from the coding sequence ATGGCCTATCGATTCGACTTCGCGCCGGTATTCGAGCACGCCGGCCTACTGCTGTCGGGCGCCGGCTTCACGCTGGCGCTCACTGCGGTGGGCGCGGTGCTCGGGATCGGGCTCGGCATTACGGGCGCGGTCTGTCGCGCCTGGAAGCTGCGCCCCTTCGACCGGCTCTTCGGCGTGTACGTTGAGGCGATCCGCAACACACCCTTCCTCGTGCAGCTCTTCTTCATCTTCTTCGGCCTGCCCGCGCTCGGCGTCAGGATGAGCGAGTGGCAGGCGGCCGTGCTCGCGATGGTCGTAAACCTCGGCGCCTACTCCACCGAGATCATTCGCGCCGGTATCCAGGCGACGCCGCGCGGCCAGATCGAAGCCGCCGAATCGCTCGCGATGACACGTCCGCAGATTTTCCGCCACGTCGTGCTGCGTCCCGCGCTCGCCAAGGTGTGGCCGGCTCTGACAAGCCAGGTGATCATCGTGATGCTCGGTTCGGCCGTGTGCTCGCAGATAGCCACGGAGGAGCTGACCTTCGCCGCGAACTTCATCCAGTCCCGCAACTTCCGCGCCTTCGAGACCTACTTCGTCACGACCGCGCTGTACTTTGCGATGGCGCTGCTAATCCGCCAGCTGCTGAAGCGGCTCGGCCAGCGCTATGTCGTCGGGAGGGCCCGCTGA
- the alc gene encoding allantoicase, whose product MSHNTGSIRIAEPAVLPEWATRSVDLANPRIGAKALYASDDFFAEVSRMLNPEPAQFIPGKYDDNGKWMDGWETRRKRTTGHDWCFVKLGRKGTIRGFDVDTSHFTGNYAPAVSIEATVSDSDDTAALKDAKWVEILPSTSLSGNSHHLLRANSDEAFTHLRVNIYPDGGIARLRVYGQPVGVFENVGDALVDLVALENGGRPVAWNDAHFGTASNLILPGRGINMGDGWETRRRREPGSDWCILQLGAAGTIEKIDVDTAHFKGNYPDRCSIQAAFVEGGTDQSVITQSMFWPVLLPEQKLSMDAIHSFTEQIAKLGPVTHVRLNIIPDGGVSRLRLWGRVEK is encoded by the coding sequence ATGAGTCACAACACCGGCAGCATCCGCATCGCTGAACCCGCCGTCCTGCCCGAGTGGGCCACACGCTCGGTCGATCTCGCCAACCCGAGGATCGGCGCGAAAGCGCTCTACGCCTCGGACGACTTCTTCGCCGAAGTCTCGCGCATGTTGAACCCCGAGCCCGCCCAGTTCATCCCCGGCAAGTACGACGACAACGGCAAGTGGATGGACGGCTGGGAGACCCGCCGCAAGCGCACCACCGGCCACGACTGGTGCTTCGTCAAACTCGGCCGCAAGGGCACGATCCGTGGGTTCGACGTCGACACCAGCCACTTCACCGGCAACTACGCCCCGGCCGTGTCGATCGAGGCGACCGTGTCGGACAGTGACGACACCGCCGCGCTGAAGGACGCGAAGTGGGTCGAGATCCTGCCCTCGACCTCGCTCTCCGGGAACAGCCACCATCTCTTGCGCGCGAACTCCGACGAAGCCTTCACCCATCTGCGCGTAAACATCTACCCGGACGGCGGCATCGCGCGACTGCGGGTCTACGGCCAACCGGTCGGCGTCTTCGAGAACGTCGGCGACGCGCTCGTCGATCTCGTCGCGCTCGAAAACGGCGGCCGCCCCGTCGCATGGAACGACGCCCACTTCGGCACCGCGTCGAACCTGATCCTGCCGGGCCGCGGCATCAACATGGGCGACGGCTGGGAAACCCGCCGCCGCCGCGAACCGGGCAGCGACTGGTGCATCCTGCAACTGGGTGCGGCCGGCACGATCGAGAAGATCGACGTCGACACCGCCCACTTCAAAGGCAACTACCCCGACCGCTGCTCGATCCAGGCCGCCTTCGTCGAGGGCGGCACCGACCAGTCGGTCATCACCCAGAGCATGTTCTGGCCCGTGCTGCTGCCCGAGCAGAAGCTCTCGATGGACGCGATCCACAGCTTCACCGAACAGATCGCCAAGCTCGGCCCCGTCACCCACGTGCGCCTCAACATCATCCCGGACGGCGGCGTCTCACGCCTGCGCCTGTGGGGCAGGGTGGAAAAATGA
- a CDS encoding aspartate/glutamate racemase family protein — protein sequence MLIRVINPNTTRSMTEKIGASAQRVAAPGTRIVATNPDSGPVSIESHFDEAISAVGVADEVCKGEKEGTDAYVIACFGDPGLLAARELTRAPVIGIAEAAFHLATMIATRFSIVTTLSRTGIIAEHLLQSYGFAHHCRRVRAAEIPVLDLEDDGACALDRIVEECRRAKAEDNIGAIVLGCGGMADLADEIRDAVGLPIVEGVTAAVKLAETLASLKLGTSKHGDLAFPPPKRFTGQFEYLSSRPAS from the coding sequence ATGCTGATACGCGTCATCAATCCCAACACCACCCGCAGCATGACCGAGAAGATCGGCGCCTCGGCGCAGCGCGTCGCCGCGCCCGGCACGCGCATCGTCGCGACCAACCCGGATAGCGGACCGGTGTCGATCGAGAGCCACTTCGACGAGGCGATCAGCGCTGTCGGCGTCGCGGACGAAGTGTGCAAGGGCGAAAAGGAGGGGACGGACGCGTACGTGATCGCGTGCTTCGGCGATCCGGGCCTGCTCGCCGCGCGCGAGCTCACCCGTGCCCCGGTGATCGGGATTGCCGAAGCCGCCTTTCACCTGGCGACGATGATTGCGACGCGTTTCTCGATCGTCACGACGCTCTCGCGCACCGGCATCATCGCCGAGCATCTGCTGCAGTCCTACGGTTTTGCGCACCACTGCCGCCGCGTGCGCGCCGCCGAAATCCCCGTGCTGGACCTTGAGGACGACGGCGCCTGCGCGCTCGACCGCATCGTCGAAGAATGCCGCCGCGCGAAGGCCGAGGACAACATCGGCGCGATCGTGCTCGGCTGCGGCGGCATGGCGGACCTCGCGGATGAGATCCGCGACGCGGTTGGCCTGCCGATTGTCGAAGGCGTGACCGCCGCCGTGAAGCTCGCCGAAACCCTCGCGAGCCTCAAGCTCGGCACCAGCAAGCATGGCGACCTCGCCTTCCCGCCGCCGAAGCGCTTCACCGGGCAGTTCGAATACCTGAGCAGCCGCCCGGCTTCCTGA
- a CDS encoding NCS1 family nucleobase:cation symporter-1, producing MAEHLPAGYSDRLYNEDLGPLKDKDWNWYNIFAFWMSDVHSVGGYVFAGSLFALGLSSWQVLVSLIIGICLVNLFCNWVARPSQQAGIPYPVACRLAFGVWGANVPAIIRGLIAVAWYGIQTFLASSALTIVLLRFFPGLESLTHHSFAGLSYLGWLGFMTMWVLQAIVFWHGMEAIKRFIDWAGPAVYLVMFLLAGWIVWKAGVDNISLNLGEVKYEGLGVIGPMITAIALVVSYFSGPMLNFGDFSRYGKHFDEVKRGNFWGLPVNFLAFSIVTVVITSGTIPVFGHMITDPIETVSKIDNTLAAVLGAFTFVTATIGINIVANFVSPAFDFSNVAPKHISFRTGGFIAAVGSIFITPWNLFNSPEVIHYTLDMLAAFIGPLFGILLVDFYFVRNKKIVVDDLYSDKPGGAYWYDNGVNKRAIWALAPAVIAGVVITLSGVKVLADFNWFIGCALGALFYHFAMKGQTVSEGELAPTLAAQSAH from the coding sequence ATGGCAGAGCACCTTCCGGCGGGTTACAGCGACCGCCTGTACAACGAGGACCTCGGTCCGCTGAAGGACAAGGACTGGAACTGGTACAACATCTTCGCGTTCTGGATGTCCGATGTTCACAGCGTCGGTGGATACGTTTTCGCCGGCAGTTTGTTCGCACTCGGCCTGAGCAGTTGGCAGGTCCTGGTATCGCTGATCATCGGCATCTGCCTGGTGAATCTCTTCTGCAACTGGGTCGCGCGCCCCAGCCAGCAGGCCGGCATCCCCTACCCGGTCGCCTGCCGCCTGGCCTTCGGCGTCTGGGGGGCGAACGTACCGGCGATCATCCGCGGCCTGATCGCGGTCGCGTGGTACGGCATCCAGACCTTCCTCGCCTCGTCGGCGCTGACGATCGTGCTGCTGCGCTTCTTCCCCGGACTTGAAAGCCTCACGCACCACAGCTTCGCCGGCCTGTCCTACCTCGGCTGGCTCGGCTTCATGACGATGTGGGTGCTACAGGCGATCGTGTTCTGGCATGGCATGGAAGCGATCAAGCGCTTCATCGACTGGGCCGGTCCCGCGGTCTACCTCGTGATGTTCCTGCTCGCCGGATGGATCGTGTGGAAGGCGGGCGTCGACAACATCAGCCTCAACCTCGGCGAAGTGAAGTACGAAGGCCTGGGCGTCATCGGCCCGATGATCACCGCGATCGCGCTGGTCGTGTCCTACTTCTCCGGCCCGATGCTGAACTTCGGCGACTTCTCGCGCTACGGCAAGCACTTTGATGAGGTGAAGCGCGGCAACTTCTGGGGCCTGCCGGTCAATTTCCTGGCCTTCTCGATCGTCACCGTCGTCATCACCTCCGGCACGATCCCCGTGTTCGGCCACATGATCACCGACCCGATCGAGACCGTCAGCAAGATCGACAACACGCTGGCCGCGGTACTCGGCGCCTTCACCTTCGTGACCGCCACGATCGGCATCAACATCGTCGCCAACTTCGTGTCACCGGCCTTCGACTTCTCCAACGTCGCACCGAAGCACATCAGCTTCCGCACCGGCGGCTTCATTGCCGCGGTCGGCTCGATCTTCATCACGCCGTGGAACCTGTTCAACTCGCCGGAAGTGATCCACTACACGCTCGACATGCTCGCCGCCTTCATCGGCCCGCTGTTCGGCATCCTGCTGGTCGACTTCTACTTCGTGCGCAACAAGAAAATCGTCGTCGACGACCTCTACAGCGACAAGCCGGGCGGCGCGTACTGGTATGACAACGGCGTGAACAAGCGCGCGATCTGGGCGCTCGCCCCGGCGGTGATCGCCGGCGTCGTGATCACCCTGTCGGGCGTGAAGGTGCTCGCCGACTTCAACTGGTTCATCGGCTGCGCACTCGGCGCGCTGTTCTACCACTTCGCGATGAAGGGCCAGACGGTGTCCGAAGGTGAGCTGGCCCCGACCCTCGCCGCCCAGTCGGCGCACTGA
- a CDS encoding porin — MAAHYKKIAAAIGIGGLALAGAAQAQGVTISGRIAAQIDSVSARGATAGSSADIDRETRVTDVASRIRFSGTEDLGGGNRAFFWVEGNTPVNGEGGLFGTGGAETYVGLGGGWGDVMLGKRHRPFYISSLSADPWDILTLGSIDAVVYVAPLKLGAPPSGFQATNSINYWSPVINGLRLRAQYSAGENETPTTRATDEYSLAGTYDVGGLHTALGYRYQKGALRGSGQSLGLAATYAIAGGPKLGAIYEDHKADYTGRELKISDWALTASWPFGAHELRANYARDSGVKNGPLSSSDTRSSHWAFGYAYHASKRTELYAQYAHLTNGAAASNDFDAAVGNVAAGADLKGFALGMIHYY, encoded by the coding sequence ATGGCAGCACATTACAAGAAGATCGCCGCAGCGATCGGCATAGGGGGCCTCGCGCTGGCGGGCGCGGCCCAAGCCCAGGGCGTGACAATCTCCGGGCGGATCGCGGCCCAGATCGACAGCGTGTCCGCACGCGGCGCGACCGCCGGTTCGTCGGCGGACATCGACCGCGAGACGCGGGTCACCGACGTCGCGAGCCGCATCCGCTTCAGCGGCACGGAAGATCTGGGCGGCGGCAACCGCGCGTTCTTCTGGGTCGAAGGCAATACGCCGGTCAATGGCGAGGGCGGGCTTTTCGGTACGGGTGGCGCCGAGACCTACGTCGGCCTCGGCGGCGGCTGGGGCGACGTCATGCTCGGCAAACGTCATCGTCCGTTCTACATCTCGAGCCTAAGTGCCGACCCGTGGGACATCCTCACGCTCGGCTCGATCGACGCCGTCGTCTATGTCGCGCCGCTCAAGCTCGGTGCACCGCCGAGCGGATTCCAGGCGACGAACAGCATCAACTACTGGTCACCGGTCATTAACGGCCTGCGCCTGCGGGCGCAGTACAGCGCGGGCGAGAACGAGACCCCGACGACGCGCGCGACCGACGAGTATTCGCTCGCCGGCACCTACGACGTCGGCGGCCTGCACACGGCGCTCGGCTACCGCTACCAAAAGGGCGCGCTGCGCGGCAGCGGCCAATCGCTGGGCCTTGCGGCGACCTACGCGATCGCGGGCGGGCCGAAGCTCGGCGCGATCTACGAAGACCACAAGGCGGACTACACCGGGCGTGAGCTGAAGATCAGCGACTGGGCGCTCACCGCCTCCTGGCCATTCGGCGCTCATGAACTGCGCGCCAACTACGCGCGCGATTCCGGCGTGAAGAACGGCCCTCTCAGCAGCAGCGACACGCGCAGCAGTCACTGGGCGTTCGGCTATGCCTATCACGCTTCGAAGCGCACCGAGCTGTATGCGCAGTACGCGCATCTGACGAACGGCGCCGCCGCGAGCAACGACTTCGACGCCGCAGTCGGCAACGTCGCCGCAGGCGCGGACCTTAAGGGCTTTGCGCTGGGGATGATCCACTACTACTAA
- a CDS encoding GntR family transcriptional regulator has translation MGKRASTELETGRADDGMGGNGRDEAIYRNLFVAIVENHLAPGTKLPEDTLAETYGVSRTSIRKVLQRLAHERLVDVRLNRGASVAQPSVSDARDIFSARRIIECGAIPQVVAKATPAALEELRELVRREHAAQERGDWRESIYLSGAFHVALIRISGNETLTDFLTQLVSRSSLVIATYGSLQTASCRHSEHDDVIEILAAGDVEAATRWMDRHLRDVERSVVLVEEEPAAPDLKKILEEVAQRRTKLR, from the coding sequence ATGGGAAAACGTGCTTCCACCGAACTCGAAACGGGCCGCGCCGATGACGGCATGGGCGGCAACGGGCGTGACGAAGCGATCTATCGCAACCTGTTCGTCGCGATCGTCGAGAACCACCTCGCGCCCGGCACCAAGTTGCCCGAGGACACGCTGGCCGAAACCTATGGCGTCAGCCGCACCAGCATCCGCAAGGTGCTGCAGCGGCTCGCGCACGAGCGCCTCGTCGATGTGCGGCTGAATCGCGGCGCATCGGTCGCCCAGCCTTCGGTGAGCGATGCGCGTGACATCTTTTCCGCGCGCCGGATCATCGAATGTGGCGCGATCCCGCAGGTCGTCGCGAAGGCGACGCCCGCCGCGCTGGAGGAACTGCGTGAGCTGGTGCGCCGCGAGCATGCTGCGCAGGAACGCGGCGATTGGCGCGAGTCGATCTACCTGTCGGGCGCCTTCCACGTCGCGCTGATCCGCATTTCGGGCAACGAGACGCTCACCGATTTCCTGACCCAGCTCGTGTCGCGCTCGTCGCTTGTGATTGCGACCTACGGCTCGCTGCAGACGGCGAGCTGCCGCCATTCCGAGCACGACGACGTGATCGAGATCCTCGCCGCGGGCGACGTCGAAGCCGCAACGCGCTGGATGGACCGCCACCTGCGCGACGTCGAGCGCAGCGTCGTGCTGGTCGAGGAAGAACCCGCCGCACCGGACCTGAAGAAGATTCTCGAGGAGGTCGCCCAACGCCGCACGAAGCTGCGTTAG